The genome window ttgaGGATATCAACATACAAGGCCAATCGAAAGACCTTAAATTTGCCAACAGGTTTGTCTATGTACAGGTAAGATGTGTTTTTATACAGCTAATTTAAACACTTCTCTAATCATTCCCTAGACTACAGCAGTTGCCACTTCTCTCAAACTCTTAAAAACACCTGTTCAATTGATATTTGTGAGAGAACAGTTTATGCACAGTATAAAAACAATCGAAGGAAAATCTATTTCACTGAAGCAGTAGCGATGGAATGACAATCAAATTGTGCCCCAGTCATTACCATAGAGCGATGAAAAAAATACCCATTATAGAGGGAGGGAAATCCTTTTCTTTGTTGTGAAATTTTCACTGTCGGTGCATTGTCTAGTTCAATGTAGTGATAAGGAAAAGTAAAAGGGTCGCAAAATGCTTTTCTACCACAGAGGATGTATTACATATTaaaacaactaacctgctgattaTGGCTACAGTGCATATAGTCACCTTAGTATTTACACACAAACATAATGCGTCTAACATGCATTTGAAGTCATTTGCAAAGACATCTATTTTAACACTTATTTTGCATCGTACTTGTTGACCTAGCGTTCAATATTTCAATCAAGTTTCATATGATCCACAATCCGTGTCGTTCCACCCTTTTCCAACTCATACATTTATATTGTATGTCGCATGACCGCACAACGGTTCAGTTATGATGGGAATTTGAGAGAATACACTGATTATAGTGTGTCCGCAATACAGTAGTGGAAGCCTCTAGGACTGCTCATGGACAAGCAACTGCTCAGCATTTAATCTCTATGTAATAGTTGGCTCAAACTCATACAGCATCTGTAATTGGGCCGTGTTCGCTTCGCAGTCTTTAGTTGGTGTTGAAATCAAAAACGTACTTCGACAATTAAAGCTTTGTGCGGCAGGAACACAGAATCAATATTAATTCATGCTGATGTCAAACATGAGCTGCTGTTATTTAAATCCAATGAAATACATAAGGTTGACTTTCCCAAGCGTTCTAAAAGACAGTCGGCGTGTCAGTAGCCGTTTCTTGTCGTTGGCTGCAGCACATTGAACTGATGCTCTGTATCACAGAACATGAATACATAAAGATGGTAACTGCTTAGATCCATGGTCCGTAGACTAGTAGCCCGTGTTCAGTCCCATGTTGTTCAATGTTCATTAAGCTTTGCATTGGAATTTTTAAAAAGATGTTTCGCAACAAAACGAAAATGAAAATGTCTTATTGGACAAAGTCCAGGTAGTCCCGCCCTGTTTGTCTACTTTTCCTGTTTGGTGCCTGATGAACCCTGGCCCTTCTTCCTCCCACAGAAAAGTACCTAACTTCCTTCTGTGAAATGTCTTGTAAGCACATCGACGGCACTAGCTTCTGCGAAGGTGAACGCGTTTGTGGTTGTTGAATTTACTCTAATCCTGGAAACCATGATGATGAATGATTGACAGCAGCGGCCCACCATTGTCAGCTTCCCTAATAGGctgaggaggagtcagaggaCGAGACAGGTAGCAGACTCCATCACTCACTTAGCAGGGTAACACCACGTTAACAGGCCATCACGGACAACTGTCGTGGGAAGAAAAGAGATACATGTATAGGAGGAGAAACTGTAAAATGTTCATGTAAATCATAATTTGAGAGGATGCGGTACTCACTGTGGGGTGTGTACTCACTGCTACACCAGTCCGTCGTACAGCGATAGAGCCTGGACGATGGACGGGTCTGCTTTGGAGCCCTCCTGGAATTCCTTCAGGGTCAACAATCCGTCTGCGTTCTGAAAAACGACAAATCCTCACATTTGAATAATACTTTATTACATATTACCGAATGGATAATGTCTGGACTGCTGTTCAATCTTTAAACCAGTAGAGGGCACTCTTCGTCAGTCTCAGCATCGTGTATAACAGCCTATTTACTGCACCCTTATACAACCCAATCAGTCAGCGTTGGTCTGGCCCAGTTCCGAATGCCTCTTGAGTGAGTATCTAACTCTCCATTGGGTTTGAGAAGGAGTCTCTCTGACAAAAAGCCTCAGGGCTTGGGCTAGCTAGTGCCTCCTTGAGGGGGGCATCAGAGTTTCCCGACTGAAACAGGCCTTCTTTGTGAGCAGTGCCAGCCCCACAGGGCACATGTATCCTACTGAGGCTAGGAAGATGCATTGGAGCCATTGGCCTATCtttcacaggtgtgtgtgtgattggtttACTCTACCTTGTCCATCATGGCAAAGATTCGGTCCACTCTCTTCTCTGGTGTGTTTTCTTCCTCAGGCAATTCCACCGTGTTCCCCTTTTTTGTGACCAAAtgttacattttatttcatttaacaTATGCATGGTAACACAGACAACAGAtaaaaacacccccccccccaccctcacaGGCCCTCGTTTACAGAAAATATCACAAATTGCAGATCATAACAATTCTATTTTTTTAACAACAGAAGTTAATAACTCAACATTTGCCTCTTTAGCACCATGCATGCAGGACACAGAAAGATCCAGTTTGCAATGTTCATAAATGAAAGCACACATTGACATAATGGCAGAGAGTGAAGCTCCTGCCAACGTAAAGCAATCATTTTTTGCGCTGCTGTAATTCTGGCAAGACATATTTGCTTTTCACAAACCGTAAGAGCCATGGAAGAACAGTGATTGACAGTAGTGGTGTTGGTGAAAAGGGAATATTTTTTTTGCAACAATGGTGGATAAAGACATCGAAACCTGATTCGAAAATGAGGAGACCTCTGGACATTAATGAAACCATATGCAAAAAAGTGCCTTGGGCACCATGGGGGCAGAGCAAACAATTTGGAACGGGAATTATTTTAATTTGAAATATTTTCCGGGGTGTGGTGTATAGTcgatgtatgaaatgaaaatcgGTCATCTGAGGATTGTGATTTGTTGATGATAATGAGATGTTGGAACAGACCGAGCACCAGTTGATGGCAGCCTGGTAAGGATAGATCCCAAAACCATTGTGTGTTAAGGGATAGAGGTTTATTTGCAGCTATCAGAAAGTATGTATATCATTTATAGActaaggccgggattcaatccgatcAGAGGAAGAGCTGTGTTATAGCACGCTTGACATTTAAAGGTAGTCCTAATTTCCAATTGAGCCAACGtatgcagcatttaccgtgaatgcagtctctgcaAATCCGGGAACATAGCCTTTAAAAGGTGCATAATTGACAAAGTGAGATCGGACTGAATCCAATGAGCAGTTGATCAAGCATCGTTTTGTTTACAGGATTCGTAGTTAGCTCTGTTCCCCATGGCGCGCCATAAGCGCGAAGCGCTGCCCATAGCTGCAAATAAACAAAAACAGGTCCCTGGTAAATTATATTGGCGTTGTACCCACCGTGTTCCCCTGTACGCGCGGCTGCgcgcaaacaaacaaacacacacacacacacataaatgccTCAGTTACCTGCATGAAATTACATAATATGTATTTAAATGCTAAACACTACACGGGACAAGGTATCATCTAAACTGTCTCAGAATGGCTCACTTAAGAGCaacaacccccccccttaaaagatttagatgcactattgtaaagtggttgttccactggatatcataaggtgattgcaccaatttgtaagtcgctctggataagagcgtctgctaaatgacttaaatgtaaatgtaaatgtaaagaacCAGACATTCCCATTAAAATGTTGAAATACTGATTATGATGCTCCGTACCCATCAACTAAATTACGAGAATAGATCAAAGCTGAATATTTGATGTCGAGACAACCAAGGAAGGACTTACCACCATCTGGTAAATGGCGTCCACAATATTCAGCATCTCATCCCGAGTTATGTAACCGTCGTTATCCAGGTCATAGAGCTTGAAGGCCCCTGCAAAAGCCATAAACAGCACATGGAGGAAACTTTTTTTTACCccgtttttctccccaatttcgtggtatccaattggtgtGTTATTTTGAATGCTGTGGCTGACTGTGTTTGAACCTGGGTCGACTGCACGCCTCGAGACTGTGCTAGCCTTCTGAGCTAAAGTTTAGGCCCTAGGATATTTTCTCCAGGCTTACATCTGAGCTTCTCGTCCAGGGTCCCTCTGGAGGTGACCGACAGGGCCTGGATGAACTCGGCAAACTCAATACGTCCATCCTGcagagaaacagaaggagagagggaaataaAGAGTTAGTACAAGAAAAgtggagggaagaagagagaccgTGGAGGGAAGAAGTAGGGGAGCTCAgggtgcacccccccccccctccaaaaaaaacACATACAAATTGTTCAAAAAGTAGTATACTGGGTCTTTAATAGTCCTGTGGTCCGAAATAGCCCTCCCCCCGACTATGGTAAAGCATGTTTGAAAGAGGGAAGAAGGATATAGAGAGAAGAACATGAAAGTGATAGACGCATAACCAAAGAGACAGTCACGGCCAGACAAGAGAAAATAATCGACCCGACACAGAAACAGGCTATTTTCTCCacagaagagtgagagagaccaaCCTTTCAATCTAATCTCACAAACGGCTCTAGGAAAGATAGCAGACAAAATAACTGGAGTCTGGCTTCTCAATGGAAATTACTGCAGACAGAGAGGACACTTAAAGCAAGCAAACATTTTTTAAGCCATTTAGCAAAAGCTATTATCCAAAGTGCATACAgcttttacgtatgggtggtcccgggaatcaaacccatagTGCAAGCGGCATGCTCAACCAACTGCGCTACAGAGGACCAGTACATTAACCATGACATAACCATTTCAGTTATGCAATGGAACCCAATCCAAGCATTTTATAAGGGATGTTAAGTGATGTCCTTTCATACACTAAGCCAGTAAAGTTGTTAATTGGTTTACTGTTGTCCTAGCTTCTAAGAATATAAAGTGAACATAAATGCATTCCGCAGGCAGCCTGTTACCTTGTTCTCGTCAAACACATTGAAAACGAAGCTGGCGAACTTGGTGGGGTCACCGAAGGGGAAGAATTGCTTGTAGATCTTCTGGAAGCCAGCTGAATCCAACTGACCACTAGGACAGTCCTTAATAAAACCCTTATACctgggggtggatggagggaggaatggggaaaggaaggagaggagagggggatgcccaggaagaggggagggaggagagaaaagagagaggtggtgagcGGTGAATCGATGAATGGAACAATTACTGCATTCAGTGTGACTGATGAAACTCATTCCTAAAGTAAGGATCCCTGAGGCCTGCTAGAAAGATCTGATAAAGAACGTCCTGCTATCAAGTAGCACAATGATAAGAGTGTTGTCTGCTTGAAAGGAGGCataataaacaaatcaaatatccCAAACATATTTGATATTTTGaatttttctgaaattcactaCGAAGAAATAGCATTTAAAAGAAAATGATTAAagaaatactgtatataataataattacaaataCTAAGCTATATTATATGCTTAAAAagttgggaaattatattattttatactaatacaattgctcagagaaagagattttgtttaacaagtataAAAACAGTTCTCAAAAAGATAGGGGTCCAAATTATTAGCACcccttttatttattattatacatttttttacacactttttctccccaattacgatcttgtctcatcgctgcaactccccaacgggctcaggcGAAACATGACCGGCCAAACTGCGCTTCTTAACAGCGGGcgcccacttaacctggaagccagcggcaccaatgtgtcggaggaaacactgttcaactgacaacaagtcagcctgcaggctcccggcccgccacaaggagtcgctagagcatgatgagccaagtaaagccaaaCCCGCCCCTTTTATCAATACTCTAGCAcagtggttctcaatcctgggcctggggacccaaaggggtgcacttttgtttttgccctagtgATTCACATGATTCAAATCAACAACTCCTCATCaggctttgatgatttgaatcaggtgtgtagtgctagggcaaaaataaaaatgtgcacccctttgggtccccaggcccaggattgagaaccactggtctagcatgatactgagcctttttctaaaatgttttatgagattggagaacacattagtagggatcttagaccattcctccatacagaatatttTCAGATCCTTCATCGTTTGTTTGTTCTTATGGActgtcctcttcaattcaaaccacaggttttcaatggggttcaagtccggagactgagattgCCATTGCAAAATGCTGATTTTATGGTCAATTaatcatttctttgtggattttgattggTGCTTGGAGTTATTATCTTGCTGGTAGTTTCAGCCTCCTCGCAGAGGCAAcaaggttttgggctaaaatgtcctggtacttggtaaagtttattgtgccgttgaccttaacaaggaccCCAGAACCAGTGgatgcaaaatagccccataacatcaaagatccaccaccatattttaacCGTAGGTATGATGTACTTTTCTGCATACACTTCTATTTGTCaacaccaaacccaccactggtgtgcttgGCCATAGAGCtctatgttgtcatgacgttggcctgtgggtaaggtttatgacccccccccataaatacctttcccccttcccctctcttactgaccctactgaaggactgctgtcctgttaaatatagagagtctgggaacatcaaacaaatggggaaaaggaaccatattttggtaataaaaccagttggaaatatgcttgggaacgtaatgagtatgtatgtcagttcggttgtcatctgagacagtATACACCccctagttatcagagtcacatggaattgttatgcaattgaaatgtttgatattgaaaatgtttgttaggagatgaaatgtaattttagcttccgaatgagagatttgggttttcataaggaaagtaccctgctcgatcagtaacccaaccctgtgaagagacaggggttataaacgatgaaacacctccctccccctctccactatataatcctttgacgaaaagataaccaggttgttccagtacgggaggcctgcagcctctacgttagaaggacacacatgtcaagtacagaactaagccaacctcggcgtgagctctggtatgaactggtatgaactttgagcttattcactacagaagtgctacttcctagccgttgagttagcagcggccgctgctaacgtgggttaggaaaggacggacgacggatccagtctaacaaccagacgaagataccaccacgtatccaatggaccaccattgacattcttccgaaaacagggagatctgttggccaacccggccagcatctacgaccaatctaccgaagcgcagctcagagtaaatatttattgcattttccttttccaaatgggcggtaatttagaatgcataagataatgtatttacgatagcatagctgctgtttctgtgttcctaaatcttcccgctctttcattcaagcccaaccccctttcctttgtgtaaccagctttcatacaggttccgtccaccaggacgttttctgtatgacatcattgtattctgtgtatttgtcattctgtgtgattagttaggtatttagtaaataaataattaaacccaattttgtattgctgattcaacttgttagccagggttcgtgaagatagccaagaatttacaactttcattatgagactgaaaataagacaagggttaatattgactgctatcgacgtaaaatattactaagtattttaagagtttattcggaagataacagctctataaacgttcttccgtggtgccccgactttctagttaattacatttacatgattagcttaatcaggtaatattaattgcagagaaatttacatttacatttacatttaagtcatttagaagacgctcttatccagagcgacttacaaattggtggattcaccttatgatatccagtggaacaaccactttacaatagtgcatctaaatcttttaaggggggggttagaaggattactttatcctatcctaggtattccttaaagaggtggggtttcaggtgtctccggaaggtggtgattgactccgctgtcctggcgtcgtgagggagcttgttccaccattggggtgccagagcagcgaacagttttgactgggctgagcgggaactgtgcttcctcagaggtaggggggccagcaggccagaggtggatgaacgcagtgcccttgtttgggtgtagggcctgatcagagcctgaaggtatggaggtgccgttcccttcacagctccgtaggcaatcaccatggtcttgtagcggacaacggaaatcattttataagttagcatgtcatatcacttaatccggcatagccaaagacacgacaatgttTTTGTCACCTTTGCACCGGTGACAATGCCGTTGATCAAACTCCCGGCGCTCTTACCTTACTGCTACTCAAACAAAACTACTCCTAGCCTTGAGAAAGACCACAGTCTTTCATCCAAAACCACACTGTTCTGTTCTTTTACTTTCCTACACTGTATCTGAACGAGGAAGAGATGAGGGACTGACACTGCTCCCACACAAGGGTGTAAGCAGTAGGCTCACTAGTGGATGACAGCGACAGCCCCTGTTTTATTTCCGTTTGAAGTGTTGTTTGCCTACTCGGCAGACAGAACGATCCCCTGGCATTGTGATTTGTAATCTCTCACTCGGCTCTATTCatgtcagctagctagcactgtaaACGCTTTGGGTGAGAATCTTCTTCCAGCACTGACTTCACAGCACGGGGTGATGCAAAATCACTTCAAAGACAAGCGAGGCAAAATAGGGATCGGCAGGGTATTGTGGTTGGTGGCGGgcggagaagtgtgtgtgtgtgttgtctctttcCAATGGCTTCCTCTCACAGTATGATCTGTGAGCTGTGATAGAAGCTCGCGTAGGCCTTTTTGCAGCTatagacagagacaaacacattTCAGTCTAGCCCAACTCACAAAGATATGACTGGGGACAGGGGCATGAATGGGTACTGGGGACAGGGGCATGCTTGGGGACAGGGGCGGGACTGGGGCATGAGTGGGGACTGGGGCATGAGAGGGGACTGGGGCATGACTGGGGACAGGGGCATGAATGGGTACTGGGGACAGGGGCATGAATGAGTACTGGGTACAGGGGCATGCTTGGGGACAGGGGCGGGACTGGGGCATGAGTGGGGACTGGGGCATGAGTGGGGACTGGGGCATGACTGGGGACAGGGGAGCATCGAGTAGCTGTGGATTctgtctcttcttctccttctgaCTGCTCTTCCTCCTTTGGCGGCATGAGTGGGGACTGGGGCATGAGTGGGGACTGGGGCATGACTGGGGACTGGGGAGCATCAGAGTAAAAGCTGTGAGGGGTCattttctgtctctccttctccttctgacTGCTCTTCCTCCTTTGAGTCTACATGTCATGTCGTTCAGTAACATGTCTCTCCGCGGTTCTCGATAAGTTTCTTATCAGAGTGGGAACTCGACCCAGTGTCAACAGCTCTCCATCTGTGGTGTGTACGGGGAGCCACGAGAGTGGGAGCCACGGAACTTGGCACAAGCAGCAAAGTATTTGGAAATCAGAAAGGTTATAAGGTCAAAATAACCTAGCACTGGTCTGAGGTGATGCGTTGCGACAGAAACGTCCTTTGTTTCGATTGGCTATGTCGAACATAAATGTTTATCTGCTTTTGTGACAACACATCTCTTATGTTCTGCTCTTATGGCCAGTTTCAACGCATTgcaggtgtttgtaaacttcacTCAATCCTCATTGATATTTTTACATATTCAAGTAGTCCTACAGCCAATCGTgcatgttttatttttcataaaaacAGTGAGTTCTGCCTAAATATAGTAATGAATCTGGCGACCGGCAAAACGGTAACCAATCGGAAGCTGGCTGCAACATCAGAACACGGCACCACCTTCGTAACCCCAGAGACTAGCCAGAGGTCATAATGACTATGAGGAGATAACGACAGGGTTGTATACGGCTACCAAGGGTGTGGCCCTCTGGCTACAGGCTGAGGGCCAGGCTGGTCTAGCGAGGTTATGTCTGCAGCTGCCACAACTAGTGGCGGTGCCAGCAAAGTCTCAGGCAGGAGAGCTGTGCCACTGGGCTCTGTTGTGGTACCTGGCCCACGTACATATGTGTGTGGCCTGACACCTCAGCCAACACACTGAGTCTGGGCACAGAGCCTGGCCAGCCCACCACCATACCTCAGAGGATGGCCAATGATGGATTGTTTTCATCAAGCCCTTTTCACTAGGTTTCACAgtgtttttccccccactgtatggggATAGAAGTCAACCCATCCAACGCCAAATTGGGTGAAACACGGCAGCCAATTTGTGCCAGAGCGCTCACCTCACTTTATAGTGGAGGAGAAAGCAGTGATTTCGCCTATTTGAGGCAGGTTATAGTTATACTACATTACTGTGACGGGCCAGGTATGAAATGTAGAAAGGACACCCATTGTCTTGCGATGTCACAGGATTTTTACCAACCACCTCAATTTAATGTTTCATTCGAAGGACGGTGTCTGTCCAAATTCAACTCGAGGCATCAGCTACAATACTTTGAAAGCTGTAACGCCTTACAAAGAGCCTTCTATTTCAAGATGTGGTTATGAAaacccagtgatgcgttgggtgTCCATGGTAACGAGGGCTGAACAGGAAGGTTGCTGTAACATAAACACTGTAGGAGTTTGCTGAAGGTTTTAGCGTTCCACAAATATGGTCAACATCGACAAAACAGAGAGTGCCACTGAGGTCTGGTGCCGACTATAATGCCAGCTGACTCACCACCTACagctgttgtgcccttgagcaaggcacttaacccctaaCCTGCTCCAGGGGTGCAGTGCAGCTTTGCGGTTGAACCTGAGGTTTTCACAGATGTATTGCATTGTTGTTGACTGATGGTACACAAGTATAATGGAGTATTTGCAATACGGGATTGACTTAGTTGTTAGCTGAGACAATAAGAGAAACTTACCATTGTTGTACCTCTTTTTCCGTGACTGCAGACAGAAAACAGAGAAAAGGAGATTGTTAGAAGAAGAAAAATTGACACAAAGACAAAACACAAGACCGACAGGAGGTTTTCACTGTTGGCTGCTTCATATGTTATTCAGTCGCTGAAATAACTTACATCTGCTGGGAGTGAAATGCTATGTGTAGCCCTGCTCATCTAAATAATTTAAAGGTAATATATACACATAAAAAGCCTAAATAAAAGGTAGAGTATGTATGAATAATGAAACCCCCCTATGGAGTGATTTAAGTGCCAACAGAAAGTCTATTTCTTAACATAAATTCAAAATGAAGAAATTCAGATTTGATTTATGGTGCAACTAATATAACTCCATACATCTCTATACCATCCTGGTTTACCATAGCTGTGTTTTCCCCCCTATAAGAACGAACATCAATACATCATAAATGTTAACACCATGTGCACTGTTAACAAGTGTATATTCTGTTATTACTCCAGATATCAGCGTGCACCAATTGTATTTATCAGGAGTCAACTGCATTTGTTAAAACCTAGGTATTTTATGACAAACTATTATTTTTTCTTATGAGTTCCTGACAAATGGCGAAGCAACAGCACCACAAGTCCACGACCTCAACTCAAACATCTTCCAACGTTAGAATGAGTTCTATGCTCAGACTCTAGCTACGGGGCCTTTTGAACCAAATCCAATTTTCCTCTTGAGTGTCCATGAGAAAGTCTGCCATTAAAAATGACAGTGAATACGATGAGCATTTCCAGAGAGAATGACAATGACAGGGCTCTATTAGGCTCTTCTTTCTAAGGCTAAGGGGCCCAAGGTGACATCACAGTAGAGATGGGGACCAATTATGTGATTTATGGTTAGTACAAGTGCAGCGTTAGTAAACGTCCAGTACATTGGTTCTATTTGGATGGGCTTGCACGGCCCTCCATCACCATTCTGTTGACAGCACAGGCAGCTTAGTGATGAAATCAACTTAATGGGCTGCCTCTGTTCTTCAGAAAGAGACAGATGCCAGTTTGCATAGCATCAGAATGTTTAAAACTCAAGAGAGATATTGAGACTGCACTTGAGCTAATAGTGGACCAAGAACAGTGGAGCAGGCCCTTTATTGCCCCTCCCCCCCACTGCCATTGgctacactacagttcaaatgTGAACATTTAAAATAACAGATCTCCATACTCCCTAATCTCCTTTACTGAGTCGTACgggtggaagaaaaaaaaacatccaaCTTCATTAAATAAAATCTACTACCTTGGGTCCGGGGGAAAAAAAGCCTTGTGGGCTCACGGAAGCAATTCATCTCCATGGAAACCAGAGAACATATGCATACCAGCGGGAACAAAAGGTAGAGCTGCAGTAGACAATAAGAAATATTCTGACTGTGAGTGAGTGCAGAAGTATATGAGTGAGAGAGTATTAAAAATGAGTTATTAGCCTGCAAttggtggcagcagtgggatgTTATGCTGTTGTTAAACAATACTTCCTGTTTATGGTCAAGGTATATGTCACGCTCCATACCAAATAAGCCAATCGATCTGGGCCAGGCTTAGGTTCAATTTCCATGCAGATAGGTAGGTAGTACACtcgtagaaaaaagggttccaaaagggttcttcggctgttcccCATAGGAgagccctttttggttctaggtagaaccctctgtagaaaggattctacatggaaccaaaggggttctacctgcaaccaaaaagggttcttcaaagggttctcctatggggacatcc of Salmo salar chromosome ssa01, Ssal_v3.1, whole genome shotgun sequence contains these proteins:
- the ncs1a gene encoding neuronal calcium sensor 1a isoform X1; the encoded protein is MGKSNSKLKPEMVEELTRKTYFTEKEVQQWYKGFIKDCPSGQLDSAGFQKIYKQFFPFGDPTKFASFVFNVFDENKDGRIEFAEFIQALSVTSRGTLDEKLRWAFKLYDLDNDGYITRDEMLNIVDAIYQMVPRVQGNTGNTVELPEEENTPEKRVDRIFAMMDKNADGLLTLKEFQEGSKADPSIVQALSLYDGLV
- the ncs1a gene encoding neuronal calcium sensor 1a, producing MGKSNSKLKPEMVEELTRKTYFTEKEVQQWYKGFIKDCPSGQLDSAGFQKIYKQFFPFGDPTKFASFVFNVFDENKDGRIEFAEFIQALSVTSRGTLDEKLRWAFKLYDLDNDGYITRDEMLNIVDAIYQMVGNTVELPEEENTPEKRVDRIFAMMDKNADGLLTLKEFQEGSKADPSIVQALSLYDGLV
- the ncs1a gene encoding neuronal calcium sensor 1a isoform X2, yielding MGKSNSKLKPEMVEELTRKTYFTEKEVQQWYKGFIKDCPSGQLDSAGFQKIYKQFFPFGDPTKFASFVFNVFDENKDGRIEFAEFIQALSVTSRGTLDEKLRWAFKLYDLDNDGYITRDEMLNIVDAIYQMVGNTGNTVELPEEENTPEKRVDRIFAMMDKNADGLLTLKEFQEGSKADPSIVQALSLYDGLV